A section of the Cygnus olor isolate bCygOlo1 chromosome 14, bCygOlo1.pri.v2, whole genome shotgun sequence genome encodes:
- the LOC121077777 gene encoding T-cell immunoglobulin and mucin domain-containing protein 4-like isoform X3 — protein MFHFVLFRWIMIQIFIVHTTSETVVRGVVGQPVRLPCFYQVAREKDVSDMCWGRGPCPNSKCNNKILHTTGNRVTFRKSQRYNLQGYISYGDVSLMIQAVRGEDAGTYCCRIEIPGWFNDIKQNIKLVVARAHSVKTTTMRKTPTSPKRFRKTTLAPQATSGFQGTTEAAVLVTTDVPVAAAATTESPAVEMLETIASTVFDVTPSETFPEAMVTNSALPDFSTGFQAADVRTEDDDVFCSTEPIPLPEVTTEFPSTHLTADKTERANTSLVMEDVPTVAITLPVPTVLQTQETTLGPSETSASSDSNTQKVDVKLPLSISVILSVTLLAVSILLISMLTSLFWKPLDQLKILRKFSVVLKEKTTCLSCEELLRRL, from the exons ATGTTCCATTTTGTGTTGTTTCGCTGGATTATGATACAAATCTTTATAG TGCACACCACATCTGAAACTGTTGTTAGAGGAGTAGTAGGACAACCTGTAAGACTGCCTTGCTTCTACCAGGTGGCACGAGAGAAGGACGTCTCTGATATGTGCTGGGGCAGAGGCCCATGCCCAAATTCAAAGTGCAATAACAAAATTTTGCACACCACTGGGAATCGGGTGACGTTCAGAAAATCTCAGCGGTACAATCTCCAGGGCTATATTTCCTATGGAGATGTGTCTCTCATGATACAGGCAGTGAGGGGAGAAGATGCAGGTACATACTGCTGTCGCATAGAAATCCCGGGTTGGTTCAACGACATCAAACAGAACATAAAGCTGGTGGTGGCCAGAG CACACTCAGTGAAGACAACAACAATGAGAAAGACTCCTACTTCTCCCAAACgtttcagaaaaacaactctTGCTCCTCAAGCAACCTCTGGTTTTCAAGGAACAACAGAAGCTGCTGTCCTTGTGACAACCGATGTCCCCGTAGCAGCAGCTGCAACCACCGAGTCTCCAGCAGTAGAAATGCTGGAGACAATTGCTTCCACAGTGTTTGATGTGACACCAAGTGAGACTTTTCCAGAAGCAATGGTTACAAACAGTGCTCTCCCAGACTTTTCAACTGGTTTCCAAGCAGCTGATGTGAGGACTGAAGATGATGATGTGTTCTGCTCAACAGAGCCCATCCCTCTTCCTGAAG tgacTACTGAATTCCCAAGTACACATCTGACTGCAGACAAAACCGAAAGGGCCAACACTTCTCTTGTGATGGAAGATGTGCCAACTGTAG CAATAACCTTGCCAGTGCCAACCGTACTTCAGACACAGGAGACAACCCTTGGTCCTTCAG agactTCCGCAAGTTCAGACAGCAATACTCAGAAAGTTGATGTAAAACTGCCA ttATCCATCTCTGTCATTCTCAGCGTAACTCTCTTAGCAGTGTCCATTCTTTTGATATCAATGCTGACGTCATTGTTTTGGAAAC CCTTAGACCAGCTGAAGATCTTGAGAAAGTTTTCAGTGGTGttgaaggagaaaacaacatGTTTGTCCTGTGAAGAGCTCCTGCGTCGTCTGTAG
- the LOC121077777 gene encoding T-cell immunoglobulin and mucin domain-containing protein 4-like isoform X2, whose translation MFHFVLFRWIMIQIFIVHTTSETVVRGVVGQPVRLPCFYQVAREKDVSDMCWGRGPCPNSKCNNKILHTTGNRVTFRKSQRYNLQGYISYGDVSLMIQAVRGEDAGTYCCRIEIPGWFNDIKQNIKLVVARAHSVKTTTMRKTPTSPKRFRKTTLAPQATSGFQGTTEAAVLVTTDVPVAAAATTESPAVEMLETIASTVFDVTPSETFPEAMVTNSALPDFSTGFQAADVRTEDDDVFCSTEPIPLPEVTTEFPSTHLTADKTERANTSLVMEDVPTVAITLPVPTVLQTQETTLGPSETSASSDSNTQKVDVKLPLSISVILSVTLLAVSILLISMLTSLFWKRKHTRKFILKSLRPAEDLEKVFSGVEGENNMFVL comes from the exons ATGTTCCATTTTGTGTTGTTTCGCTGGATTATGATACAAATCTTTATAG TGCACACCACATCTGAAACTGTTGTTAGAGGAGTAGTAGGACAACCTGTAAGACTGCCTTGCTTCTACCAGGTGGCACGAGAGAAGGACGTCTCTGATATGTGCTGGGGCAGAGGCCCATGCCCAAATTCAAAGTGCAATAACAAAATTTTGCACACCACTGGGAATCGGGTGACGTTCAGAAAATCTCAGCGGTACAATCTCCAGGGCTATATTTCCTATGGAGATGTGTCTCTCATGATACAGGCAGTGAGGGGAGAAGATGCAGGTACATACTGCTGTCGCATAGAAATCCCGGGTTGGTTCAACGACATCAAACAGAACATAAAGCTGGTGGTGGCCAGAG CACACTCAGTGAAGACAACAACAATGAGAAAGACTCCTACTTCTCCCAAACgtttcagaaaaacaactctTGCTCCTCAAGCAACCTCTGGTTTTCAAGGAACAACAGAAGCTGCTGTCCTTGTGACAACCGATGTCCCCGTAGCAGCAGCTGCAACCACCGAGTCTCCAGCAGTAGAAATGCTGGAGACAATTGCTTCCACAGTGTTTGATGTGACACCAAGTGAGACTTTTCCAGAAGCAATGGTTACAAACAGTGCTCTCCCAGACTTTTCAACTGGTTTCCAAGCAGCTGATGTGAGGACTGAAGATGATGATGTGTTCTGCTCAACAGAGCCCATCCCTCTTCCTGAAG tgacTACTGAATTCCCAAGTACACATCTGACTGCAGACAAAACCGAAAGGGCCAACACTTCTCTTGTGATGGAAGATGTGCCAACTGTAG CAATAACCTTGCCAGTGCCAACCGTACTTCAGACACAGGAGACAACCCTTGGTCCTTCAG agactTCCGCAAGTTCAGACAGCAATACTCAGAAAGTTGATGTAAAACTGCCA ttATCCATCTCTGTCATTCTCAGCGTAACTCTCTTAGCAGTGTCCATTCTTTTGATATCAATGCTGACGTCATTGTTTTGGAAAC GTAAACACACAAGgaagtttatattaaaaag CCTTAGACCAGCTGAAGATCTTGAGAAAGTTTTCAGTGGTGttgaaggagaaaacaacatGTTTGTCCTGTGA
- the LOC121077777 gene encoding T-cell immunoglobulin and mucin domain-containing protein 4-like isoform X1, translated as MFHFVLFRWIMIQIFIVHTTSETVVRGVVGQPVRLPCFYQVAREKDVSDMCWGRGPCPNSKCNNKILHTTGNRVTFRKSQRYNLQGYISYGDVSLMIQAVRGEDAGTYCCRIEIPGWFNDIKQNIKLVVARAHSVKTTTMRKTPTSPKRFRKTTLAPQATSGFQGTTEAAVLVTTDVPVAAAATTESPAVEMLETIASTVFDVTPSETFPEAMVTNSALPDFSTGFQAADVRTEDDDVFCSTEPIPLPEVTTEFPSTHLTADKTERANTSLVMEDVPTVAITLPVPTVLQTQETTLGPSETSASSDSNTQKVDVKLPLSISVILSVTLLAVSILLISMLTSLFWKRLCHHKDEEMVGRQQAETCAKNPFTVHSPDPSCRPLLFSNVVP; from the exons ATGTTCCATTTTGTGTTGTTTCGCTGGATTATGATACAAATCTTTATAG TGCACACCACATCTGAAACTGTTGTTAGAGGAGTAGTAGGACAACCTGTAAGACTGCCTTGCTTCTACCAGGTGGCACGAGAGAAGGACGTCTCTGATATGTGCTGGGGCAGAGGCCCATGCCCAAATTCAAAGTGCAATAACAAAATTTTGCACACCACTGGGAATCGGGTGACGTTCAGAAAATCTCAGCGGTACAATCTCCAGGGCTATATTTCCTATGGAGATGTGTCTCTCATGATACAGGCAGTGAGGGGAGAAGATGCAGGTACATACTGCTGTCGCATAGAAATCCCGGGTTGGTTCAACGACATCAAACAGAACATAAAGCTGGTGGTGGCCAGAG CACACTCAGTGAAGACAACAACAATGAGAAAGACTCCTACTTCTCCCAAACgtttcagaaaaacaactctTGCTCCTCAAGCAACCTCTGGTTTTCAAGGAACAACAGAAGCTGCTGTCCTTGTGACAACCGATGTCCCCGTAGCAGCAGCTGCAACCACCGAGTCTCCAGCAGTAGAAATGCTGGAGACAATTGCTTCCACAGTGTTTGATGTGACACCAAGTGAGACTTTTCCAGAAGCAATGGTTACAAACAGTGCTCTCCCAGACTTTTCAACTGGTTTCCAAGCAGCTGATGTGAGGACTGAAGATGATGATGTGTTCTGCTCAACAGAGCCCATCCCTCTTCCTGAAG tgacTACTGAATTCCCAAGTACACATCTGACTGCAGACAAAACCGAAAGGGCCAACACTTCTCTTGTGATGGAAGATGTGCCAACTGTAG CAATAACCTTGCCAGTGCCAACCGTACTTCAGACACAGGAGACAACCCTTGGTCCTTCAG agactTCCGCAAGTTCAGACAGCAATACTCAGAAAGTTGATGTAAAACTGCCA ttATCCATCTCTGTCATTCTCAGCGTAACTCTCTTAGCAGTGTCCATTCTTTTGATATCAATGCTGACGTCATTGTTTTGGAAAC GACTGTGTCACCACAAGGATGAGGAGAtggtggggaggcagcaggcagaaacCTGTGCAAAGAACCCGTTCACTGTTCACAGTCCTGACCCATCTTGCAGGCCCTTGCTTTTTAGTAATGTGGTCCCATAG
- the HAVCR2 gene encoding hepatitis A virus cellular receptor 2 isoform X1 — MKKTGFLECRCTKGERECPSSSATMSPHFFLNWILLTLLTGPTVSGSLVTGEVGQNITVPCFYTVNVKSSTTSMCWGRGLCPASKCSQPIIWTDGWKVTDQYHSRYMLRGNLHEGDVSLTIINAEEADSGAYCCRVEIPGWFNDKLTNLQVVIKKARISTVSPHTYTSTQTSAPGSASEASFTVETWPSVSSSETPQTASGPHLSTSDYSEVTSSLQNASIPVHSQQHSEGAVYISTGVCVVFLVILILGLLLGRRYLYNMKKMSNFANSVAFWKPKHAENRSALEVEIHAEENIYTIH; from the exons ATGAAAAAGACAGGCTTTCTTGAATGTAGGTGCACAAAGGGTGAACGCGAGTGTCCCTCATCTTCAGCCAcaatgtctcctcatttcttcCTGAACTGGATTCTTCTGACCTTGCTTACAG GCCCCACAGTGTCAGGATCACTCGTGACAGGAGAGGTTGGACAGAACATCACCGTGCCCTGCTTTTACACAGTTAACGTGAAAAGCAGCACCACATCGATGTGCTGGGGTCGTGGCCTCTGCCCTGCTTCCAAATGCTCCCAGCCTATTATCTGGACAGATGGCTGGAAAGTGACAGATCAGTACCACAGCAGGTACATGCTGAGGGGGAACCTGCACGAGGGTGACGTGTCCCTCACGATCATAAACGCCGAGGAAGCAGACAGCGGGGCCTACTGCTGCCGCGTGGAGATCCCGGGATGGTTCAACGATAAGCTAACAAATCTTCAGGTTGTGATCAAGAAAG CCAGGATCTCTACTGTAAGTCCTCACACTTACACCTCTACACAGACCTCAG CTCCTGGGAGTGCCAGTGAAGCATCCTTTACTGTGGAAACGTGGCCATcagtttcttcttcagaaacTCCTCAGACT GCCTCTGGTCCCCACTTGAGCACCTCAGACTACTCAGAAGTAACCTCAAGCCTGCAG AATGCGTCCATACCAGTTCATAGTCAGCAGCATTCAGAAGGGGCAGTTTATATCAGCACTGGAGTGTGCGTGGTATTTCTAGTCATCCTCATTTTGGGTCTGTTGCTCGGTAGAC GATATTTATATAATATGAAGAAGATGAGTAACTTTGCAAA CTCTGTTGCATTTTGGAAACCAAAACATGCAGAGAACCGAAGTGCCCTGGAAGTTGAGATCcatgcagaggaaaacatttataCAATACACTAA
- the HAVCR2 gene encoding hepatitis A virus cellular receptor 2 isoform X3, which translates to MKKTGFLECRCTKGERECPSSSATMSPHFFLNWILLTLLTGPTVSGSLVTGEVGQNITVPCFYTVNVKSSTTSMCWGRGLCPASKCSQPIIWTDGWKVTDQYHSRYMLRGNLHEGDVSLTIINAEEADSGAYCCRVEIPGWFNDKLTNLQVVIKKARISTVSPHTYTSTQTSAPGSASEASFTVETWPSVSSSETPQTNASIPVHSQQHSEGAVYISTGVCVVFLVILILGLLLGRRYLYNMKKMSNFANSVAFWKPKHAENRSALEVEIHAEENIYTIH; encoded by the exons ATGAAAAAGACAGGCTTTCTTGAATGTAGGTGCACAAAGGGTGAACGCGAGTGTCCCTCATCTTCAGCCAcaatgtctcctcatttcttcCTGAACTGGATTCTTCTGACCTTGCTTACAG GCCCCACAGTGTCAGGATCACTCGTGACAGGAGAGGTTGGACAGAACATCACCGTGCCCTGCTTTTACACAGTTAACGTGAAAAGCAGCACCACATCGATGTGCTGGGGTCGTGGCCTCTGCCCTGCTTCCAAATGCTCCCAGCCTATTATCTGGACAGATGGCTGGAAAGTGACAGATCAGTACCACAGCAGGTACATGCTGAGGGGGAACCTGCACGAGGGTGACGTGTCCCTCACGATCATAAACGCCGAGGAAGCAGACAGCGGGGCCTACTGCTGCCGCGTGGAGATCCCGGGATGGTTCAACGATAAGCTAACAAATCTTCAGGTTGTGATCAAGAAAG CCAGGATCTCTACTGTAAGTCCTCACACTTACACCTCTACACAGACCTCAG CTCCTGGGAGTGCCAGTGAAGCATCCTTTACTGTGGAAACGTGGCCATcagtttcttcttcagaaacTCCTCAGACT AATGCGTCCATACCAGTTCATAGTCAGCAGCATTCAGAAGGGGCAGTTTATATCAGCACTGGAGTGTGCGTGGTATTTCTAGTCATCCTCATTTTGGGTCTGTTGCTCGGTAGAC GATATTTATATAATATGAAGAAGATGAGTAACTTTGCAAA CTCTGTTGCATTTTGGAAACCAAAACATGCAGAGAACCGAAGTGCCCTGGAAGTTGAGATCcatgcagaggaaaacatttataCAATACACTAA
- the HAVCR2 gene encoding hepatitis A virus cellular receptor 2 isoform X2 — translation MKKTGFLECRCTKGERECPSSSATMSPHFFLNWILLTLLTGPTVSGSLVTGEVGQNITVPCFYTVNVKSSTTSMCWGRGLCPASKCSQPIIWTDGWKVTDQYHSRYMLRGNLHEGDVSLTIINAEEADSGAYCCRVEIPGWFNDKLTNLQVVIKKAPGSASEASFTVETWPSVSSSETPQTASGPHLSTSDYSEVTSSLQNASIPVHSQQHSEGAVYISTGVCVVFLVILILGLLLGRRYLYNMKKMSNFANSVAFWKPKHAENRSALEVEIHAEENIYTIH, via the exons ATGAAAAAGACAGGCTTTCTTGAATGTAGGTGCACAAAGGGTGAACGCGAGTGTCCCTCATCTTCAGCCAcaatgtctcctcatttcttcCTGAACTGGATTCTTCTGACCTTGCTTACAG GCCCCACAGTGTCAGGATCACTCGTGACAGGAGAGGTTGGACAGAACATCACCGTGCCCTGCTTTTACACAGTTAACGTGAAAAGCAGCACCACATCGATGTGCTGGGGTCGTGGCCTCTGCCCTGCTTCCAAATGCTCCCAGCCTATTATCTGGACAGATGGCTGGAAAGTGACAGATCAGTACCACAGCAGGTACATGCTGAGGGGGAACCTGCACGAGGGTGACGTGTCCCTCACGATCATAAACGCCGAGGAAGCAGACAGCGGGGCCTACTGCTGCCGCGTGGAGATCCCGGGATGGTTCAACGATAAGCTAACAAATCTTCAGGTTGTGATCAAGAAAG CTCCTGGGAGTGCCAGTGAAGCATCCTTTACTGTGGAAACGTGGCCATcagtttcttcttcagaaacTCCTCAGACT GCCTCTGGTCCCCACTTGAGCACCTCAGACTACTCAGAAGTAACCTCAAGCCTGCAG AATGCGTCCATACCAGTTCATAGTCAGCAGCATTCAGAAGGGGCAGTTTATATCAGCACTGGAGTGTGCGTGGTATTTCTAGTCATCCTCATTTTGGGTCTGTTGCTCGGTAGAC GATATTTATATAATATGAAGAAGATGAGTAACTTTGCAAA CTCTGTTGCATTTTGGAAACCAAAACATGCAGAGAACCGAAGTGCCCTGGAAGTTGAGATCcatgcagaggaaaacatttataCAATACACTAA
- the HAVCR2 gene encoding hepatitis A virus cellular receptor 2 isoform X4, translating to MKKTGFLECRCTKGERECPSSSATMSPHFFLNWILLTLLTGPTVSGSLVTGEVGQNITVPCFYTVNVKSSTTSMCWGRGLCPASKCSQPIIWTDGWKVTDQYHSRYMLRGNLHEGDVSLTIINAEEADSGAYCCRVEIPGWFNDKLTNLQVVIKKAPGSASEASFTVETWPSVSSSETPQTNASIPVHSQQHSEGAVYISTGVCVVFLVILILGLLLGRRYLYNMKKMSNFANSVAFWKPKHAENRSALEVEIHAEENIYTIH from the exons ATGAAAAAGACAGGCTTTCTTGAATGTAGGTGCACAAAGGGTGAACGCGAGTGTCCCTCATCTTCAGCCAcaatgtctcctcatttcttcCTGAACTGGATTCTTCTGACCTTGCTTACAG GCCCCACAGTGTCAGGATCACTCGTGACAGGAGAGGTTGGACAGAACATCACCGTGCCCTGCTTTTACACAGTTAACGTGAAAAGCAGCACCACATCGATGTGCTGGGGTCGTGGCCTCTGCCCTGCTTCCAAATGCTCCCAGCCTATTATCTGGACAGATGGCTGGAAAGTGACAGATCAGTACCACAGCAGGTACATGCTGAGGGGGAACCTGCACGAGGGTGACGTGTCCCTCACGATCATAAACGCCGAGGAAGCAGACAGCGGGGCCTACTGCTGCCGCGTGGAGATCCCGGGATGGTTCAACGATAAGCTAACAAATCTTCAGGTTGTGATCAAGAAAG CTCCTGGGAGTGCCAGTGAAGCATCCTTTACTGTGGAAACGTGGCCATcagtttcttcttcagaaacTCCTCAGACT AATGCGTCCATACCAGTTCATAGTCAGCAGCATTCAGAAGGGGCAGTTTATATCAGCACTGGAGTGTGCGTGGTATTTCTAGTCATCCTCATTTTGGGTCTGTTGCTCGGTAGAC GATATTTATATAATATGAAGAAGATGAGTAACTTTGCAAA CTCTGTTGCATTTTGGAAACCAAAACATGCAGAGAACCGAAGTGCCCTGGAAGTTGAGATCcatgcagaggaaaacatttataCAATACACTAA
- the MED7 gene encoding mediator of RNA polymerase II transcription subunit 7 isoform X2, which produces MRVAVVGVYLSEELIWVYWGAPCVICTETASAWYFHLAKMGEPQQVSALPPPPMQYIKEYTDENIRKGLAPKPPPPVKDSYMMFGNQFQCDDLIIRPLESQGIERLHPMQFDHKKELRKLNMSILVNFLDLLDILIRSPGSIKREEKLEDLKLLFVHVHHLINEYRPHQARETLRVMMEVQKRQRLETAERFQKHLERVVEMIQNCLASLPDDLPHSEGGLRVKTEPMDTDDGNNCIGQSEKQRERSGCKRDQVLDKDAAMCSIIDEMT; this is translated from the exons ATGAGGGTAGCTGTGGTGGGAGTATATCTCAGTGAAGAGCTAATATGGGTTTATTGGGGAGCTCCATGTGTTATCTGCACCGAGACAGCTTCTGCTTG GTACTTTCATCTGGCAAAAATGGGTGAGCCCCAGCAAGTGAGTGCTCTTCCTCCGCCTCCAATGcaatatataaaagaatatacTGATGAAAATATCCGTAAAGGCCTGGCACCAAAGCCACCTCCGCCTGTGAAAGACAGTTACATGATGTTTGGTAATCAGTTTCAGTGTGATGATCTAATTATCCGACCCTTGGAAAGCCAGGGTATTGAACGCTTGCATCCTATGCAGTTTGATCACAAGAAGGAATTAAGAAAGCTTAATATGTCTATCCTGGTCAACTTCCTGGATCTCTTGGATATCTTGATAAGGAGTCCAGGGAGTATAAAGCGAGAAGAGAAACTGGAGGACTTGAAACTGCTCTTTGTTCATGTCCATCATCTTATAAATGAGTACCGCCCTCACCAAGCTAGGGAGACCCTGCGAGTCATGATGGAAGTGCAGAAACGTCAGCGTTTGGAAACTGCAGAACGATTTCAGAAGCATTTAGAGCGAGTTGTGGAGATGATTCAGAACTGCCTGGCTTCTTTGCCTGATGACCTGCCTCACTCAGAGGGAGGACTGCGAGTGAAAACAGAACCAATGGACACTGATGATGGCAACAACTGCATTGGACAgagtgaaaaacagagagagcGTTCTGGTTGCAAGAGAGATCAGGTTTTAGACAAAGATGCAGCTATGTGTAGCATTATTGAtgaaatgacatga
- the MED7 gene encoding mediator of RNA polymerase II transcription subunit 7 isoform X1, whose product MPHEPPTWRPLHGDAPPQAPIGTASRESAASEWSKLQTGVRKNQSERAAVPALARQANREEEQKGVSAEARCWRKAEGSAARRYFHLAKMGEPQQVSALPPPPMQYIKEYTDENIRKGLAPKPPPPVKDSYMMFGNQFQCDDLIIRPLESQGIERLHPMQFDHKKELRKLNMSILVNFLDLLDILIRSPGSIKREEKLEDLKLLFVHVHHLINEYRPHQARETLRVMMEVQKRQRLETAERFQKHLERVVEMIQNCLASLPDDLPHSEGGLRVKTEPMDTDDGNNCIGQSEKQRERSGCKRDQVLDKDAAMCSIIDEMT is encoded by the exons ATGCCACACGAGCCCCCAACATGGCGCCCCCTCCATGGCGACGCCCCGCCCCAGGCACCGATCGGCACCGCCTCCCGAGAGAGCGCTGCCTCTGAATGGAGCAAACTTCAGACCGGCGTTCGGAAGAACCAATCAGAGCGCGCCGCTGTCCCAGCCCTCGCTCGGCAAGCCAATCGGGAGGAGGAACAAAAGGGGGTGTCGGCGGAAGCGCGGTGCTGGCGGAAGGCTGAGGGGAGCGCGGCGCGCAG GTACTTTCATCTGGCAAAAATGGGTGAGCCCCAGCAAGTGAGTGCTCTTCCTCCGCCTCCAATGcaatatataaaagaatatacTGATGAAAATATCCGTAAAGGCCTGGCACCAAAGCCACCTCCGCCTGTGAAAGACAGTTACATGATGTTTGGTAATCAGTTTCAGTGTGATGATCTAATTATCCGACCCTTGGAAAGCCAGGGTATTGAACGCTTGCATCCTATGCAGTTTGATCACAAGAAGGAATTAAGAAAGCTTAATATGTCTATCCTGGTCAACTTCCTGGATCTCTTGGATATCTTGATAAGGAGTCCAGGGAGTATAAAGCGAGAAGAGAAACTGGAGGACTTGAAACTGCTCTTTGTTCATGTCCATCATCTTATAAATGAGTACCGCCCTCACCAAGCTAGGGAGACCCTGCGAGTCATGATGGAAGTGCAGAAACGTCAGCGTTTGGAAACTGCAGAACGATTTCAGAAGCATTTAGAGCGAGTTGTGGAGATGATTCAGAACTGCCTGGCTTCTTTGCCTGATGACCTGCCTCACTCAGAGGGAGGACTGCGAGTGAAAACAGAACCAATGGACACTGATGATGGCAACAACTGCATTGGACAgagtgaaaaacagagagagcGTTCTGGTTGCAAGAGAGATCAGGTTTTAGACAAAGATGCAGCTATGTGTAGCATTATTGAtgaaatgacatga
- the MED7 gene encoding mediator of RNA polymerase II transcription subunit 7 isoform X3: MGEPQQVSALPPPPMQYIKEYTDENIRKGLAPKPPPPVKDSYMMFGNQFQCDDLIIRPLESQGIERLHPMQFDHKKELRKLNMSILVNFLDLLDILIRSPGSIKREEKLEDLKLLFVHVHHLINEYRPHQARETLRVMMEVQKRQRLETAERFQKHLERVVEMIQNCLASLPDDLPHSEGGLRVKTEPMDTDDGNNCIGQSEKQRERSGCKRDQVLDKDAAMCSIIDEMT, translated from the coding sequence ATGGGTGAGCCCCAGCAAGTGAGTGCTCTTCCTCCGCCTCCAATGcaatatataaaagaatatacTGATGAAAATATCCGTAAAGGCCTGGCACCAAAGCCACCTCCGCCTGTGAAAGACAGTTACATGATGTTTGGTAATCAGTTTCAGTGTGATGATCTAATTATCCGACCCTTGGAAAGCCAGGGTATTGAACGCTTGCATCCTATGCAGTTTGATCACAAGAAGGAATTAAGAAAGCTTAATATGTCTATCCTGGTCAACTTCCTGGATCTCTTGGATATCTTGATAAGGAGTCCAGGGAGTATAAAGCGAGAAGAGAAACTGGAGGACTTGAAACTGCTCTTTGTTCATGTCCATCATCTTATAAATGAGTACCGCCCTCACCAAGCTAGGGAGACCCTGCGAGTCATGATGGAAGTGCAGAAACGTCAGCGTTTGGAAACTGCAGAACGATTTCAGAAGCATTTAGAGCGAGTTGTGGAGATGATTCAGAACTGCCTGGCTTCTTTGCCTGATGACCTGCCTCACTCAGAGGGAGGACTGCGAGTGAAAACAGAACCAATGGACACTGATGATGGCAACAACTGCATTGGACAgagtgaaaaacagagagagcGTTCTGGTTGCAAGAGAGATCAGGTTTTAGACAAAGATGCAGCTATGTGTAGCATTATTGAtgaaatgacatga